The Thermotoga sp. KOL6 genome contains the following window.
TTTAAATTTCTCTCTCCAATCATTTTGAAACATCATTTTCCTGCACTTTATTTGACATCATCGAAAAAAGAAGATGTTTTTTCAAACATCGTGTTCATATCGGACCAAGTTTCCCGATACTCACTCATCAACCTTGATGTTGATCCGAAAGCCATTTTGATACCTCTTGAAGAGATGAAAAGTTTCTTTTTTCCAGAGGTTTTTGAAGCTTGTAAGGAGACGTTGGAAACGGAATTTGCTCGCTGGCAGCTCGAACACATTCTCACCGAGTTCACTATAACGGATTATCTTCAAGATTACACAGACGACTGTCCAGAATACAATTTGGAAGATATTTCCCAATTTGGGAAAGTAGTCTCTTTCGTGGTGGACTCCAAAAGTGAATTCACCAGTGAACACACTTGGAGAGTAGCAAAAATCGCAGAGGGCCTTGCCAAATCAGCTGGCAGAGACGAAAAAACTCTTTTTGTTGCGGGGCTTTTCCATGATATAGGAAAAATAAGTGTAAGTTACAGAATCCTTGAAAAACCCGCCAAGTTGAGCGATGAAGAATTCAATTTGATGAAGAAGCATGTGTATTTTTCTTACCTTATTCTGCTTCCCGTAAGCGATAGAGAATGGTTCCTTCCAGCAGTAAGACACCACGAAAGAGTAGACGGTTCCGGATACCCATTCAAACTTAAGGGAGAAGAAATGTCATTTGAAGATAAAATCATCCAAGTAGCGGATGTGTTCGGAGCTTTGTTGGAAAAACGTCCCTATCGTTCCGCTTTGGATCCAGAGAAAGCTTTAGGCATTATAAAAGAAGAAGTTGAAGAAGGAAAATTGGATAGAGAAGTTTTTGAGATACTGGAGACAACGGTGAAGGACTTCAATTTTGAAAGCATAGAAATAGGCCGCAAACTGAGAGATGAGATTCAAAATTTTGTCAACAAAGCTGTAGAAAAATTTGGAGATTACGTACTGTAGCAGAGGTGAGAAAATGATATTGGTGAAGAGATTTTCTTTCGAAGCAGCGCACAACCTGACTAAATACCACGGAAAGTGTGAAAAATTGCATGGACACACTTACAGGTTGGCGGTCAAAGTAGAAGGTCCTTTGAACGAAGAGAAAATGGTCATAGATTTTTCAGAGCTGAAAAAAATCGTAGAAGAGAGAGTGATAAAGAAATTGGATCATACATATCTGAATGAACTTTTTGAGCAGCCAACAACGGAAAACGTGGCGATATGGATCTGGAAGCAACTCTCTAAACCGCTTGAAAGCCGTGGAGTACATCTTCTGGAAATAGAACTCTGGGAAACGGAGACAAGCGGGGTAATATACAGAGGTGAGGAAGATTGAGAGATGTTCAAAACGAAAAGGATCATAGAATGGTTCCTCTGAAAAAAGTGGGAATAAAAGATCTGAACTGGCCTTTAAAAGTTTTACTCAAAAACAACGGTTATCAATCTACAGTTGCTCACATAAATTGTTCAGTTGATCTTCACAGAGAAAAAAGAGGAATACACATGAGCAGATTTATAGAAGTTCTGAATAAGATGGAAATGATAACTCCTCATGTTTTCGAAGAAATATTGGACGACCTCATAGTAACAATGGAGGCAAAGAGAGCTCACTTGGAGATTCACTTCCCGTACTTCGTGTGGAAAGAATCCCCTGTTACTCGTAAAATGTCACCTTTGAAAGTAGATTGTTTTGTGGAAGCTGAAAGAAGCAAAACCTTTTCTTTCAAAATAGGAGTAAAAGTTCCTGTACACACTCTTTGCCCGTGCTCTAAAGAAATAAGTGATCACGGTGCTCACAACCAAAGGGCTTTCGTTGAAATACAGGTGAAAACGAAAAAATTCATATGGTTCGAAGATCTGGTGGAAATAGCCGAGAGAAATGCGAGCTCACCATTGTATACTCTTCTCAAAAGGCCTGATGAAAAGTTCGTTACGGAACGAGCTTATGAAAACCCAAAGTTCGTTGAAGACGTGGCGAGGGATGTTGCTCTGGAACTGGAAAGGGACAACAGAATCGCTTGGTACAGGGTGTACGTAGAGAGTATGGAGAGCATTCACAACCACAATGCCTTCGCATGTGTAGAAAAAGGTGATTTCATTCTGGAGGGATGAAAGTGATCTACAGAACTCCGTGGGACAGAGAGATCGTATTCGACAGAACCATGATAATGGGAATCATTAACGTGACACCCGATTCATTCTTTGCGGATTCGAGGAAACAGAGCGTGCCTGAAGCAGTCAAAACCGCTGAGAAAATGATAGAAGAAGGTGTTGACATAATAGACGTGGGTGGTATGTCCACCCGCCCTGGATCGGATCCAGTGGATGAAGAGGAAGAGATGAGGAGAGTAATTCCCGTGATAAAAGCTATTAGAGCTGTAACAAACATTCCTATATCTGTGGACACCTACAGATGGAAAGTCGCATTGAAAGCTATAGAAGCTGGAGCAGATATCGTTAACGACATCAGCGGTTACCAGTTCGATCCCGAAATCATTAAAGTTGTCTCGGAAAACAATGTTCCTTACGTGTTAATGCACATCAAAGGAACTCCCAAGACCATGCAAGAAAATCCATTTTACGAAAATGTGATAAGAGAAATAAAGGAATATTTTCGTACCAAAATAAACGACCTCGTATCGAAAAATGTCAAGCAGATTATCTTGGATCCAGGAATTGGATTCGGTAAAAGATACGAAGACAACCTCGAAATCCTCAGAAAAATAGACAGTTTTAAAGAATTTGGATTCCCACTGCTTGTTGGTGCTTCAAGAAAATCTTTCATAGGTCTCGCTCTTGGTAATGTTCCACCATCAGAGAGATTAGAAGGCACACTAGCTGTTACAGCGTATTGTGTAATGAAGGGTGTTAACATAGTGAGAGTACACGACGTTTTGGCAAACAAAAGGGTAATCAAAATGATGGAGGCGATACTCTGGCAAGGGTAGTGATAGCGCTAGGAAGCAATCTTGGAAATAGAAAAGCGAACATAGAAACCGCTATCGAAAAAATGAAAGAAAAAGGTCTCTCGATAGAAAAGATCTCAACAATAGTAGAGACGGAACCTTACGGTTATGTAAACCAGCCAAAGTTTTTGAACGCTGTTTGTCTTGCAAATACGTCTCTATCCCCCAGAGGTCTTCTAGAAACACTCTTGAGCATAGAAAAAGAGATGGGAAGAAAGAGGACAAGAAAGTGGGGACCCAGAATTATAGACCTAGACATTATATTCTACAATGAACTCGTTGTTAGGGAAAAAGACTTGGTCATACCACATCCTGATGCCCACAACAGGTTTTTCGTGTTGGAACCCCTGTGTGAAATAGCTCCAAATTTTGTACACCCTGTTTTTAAAAAAACAGTGCGAGAGCTTTTGGACGATCTCAGACAACGAAAATAGATCTTGGTAGTGTGGTGAGTATTTCACATCCTTGCTCTTTCAAAACCACATCCTCTTCTATCCTAATTCCAAATTCACCTTCCAGATAAATTCCAGGCTCTATCGTGACAACAGCATTTTCAGGAAGAGGAGAGTCATTCCTAAAGCTCACCACAGGACCTTCATGAACCTCAAGACCTATTCCGTGCCCTAAACTGTGTCCGAAGAACTCTCCATATCCTTTCTCCGATATGTAATCTCTCGCTATAGAATCGAGCTGCTTTCCCGTCAAACCTGCTTTGGCGTTTTTGAGAGCCCTTTCCTGTGCCTCCAGAACGATTTCATGTATTTCTCTTACGCGGTCAGAAGGTTCACCAATACAAACAACACGAGTGATGTCCGCACAGTAGTTTTCATAGACTGCTCCGAAATCCACAACAATCACGTCTCCCCTCTCCACAACTTTCTCTGATGCTTTCCCATGGGGAAGTGCAGATCGCCAACCAGAAGCTACTATTGTATCAAAAGCCGTCCCTTCGGCTCCCTCTCTTCTCATATTGTATTCGAGAAGAGCGGCTATTTCCTTTTCCGTCATACCCGCTTTTATCTGCTGAACAGTTTCAAGAAATGCCCTTTCAGAGATCTCTATGGCTTGTTTTATCGCCTCGATTTCATTTTCATCTTTTATCATCCTCAAACGTTTTACTTCCTCGTCAAAACCGACAAACTTTCTCTTTCCGAGAGCAGTTGAAATCCTCCTAAACAAAGCCAAAGATAGTCTTTCCTCTTCGAGAGCGATTGTTTTCAAATTAAGATCGCTTACCACGGTCTTTAAAACCTCGACAAAATCACCGTTTCTTACCTCCCTCACTTCAAAATCGGTTTCCTGTTTAGCCTGGCTGGTGTATCTCGGGTCGGTGATAAGAATCTTAGCGTTCTCAGAAATGAGAATGATTGAGAAAGAACCGGTAAATCCTGAAAAATAGAACGAAGAAGCTCTCGAAGAGTTTTCAATGTTCACCACGAGAAAAGCGTCTGCACCCTTTTCATTGATTAGCTCCGTTACTTTCTCAATTCGCTCCATATTTGTTTCCCTCCTCAAACACTCTCAAATTGAATTTGGTAAAGCTTGTAGTACACACCTTTCTTTTTGAGGAGATCAGAGTGCCTTCCTCTTTCTACAACTCTCCCCTCATGAACCACTACTATTTCGTCTGCGTCTTTTACAGTAGAAAGCCTGTGAGCGATCATTATCACCGTTCTTTCGCGCGAAAGTTCCCTCAGAGATTCCTGAATTCTCATTTCCGTTATCACGTCCACATTGCTGGTTGCCTCATCAAGGATGAAAATTTTAGCATCGAATAAGACCGCCCGGGCGAGAGCGATAAGTTGTCTTTCTCCTGCGGAAAGCGTGGTTCCTCTTTCCACAATCTCGTAATATATACCACCTGGCAATCTTTCTATTATGTCCAATGCATGAACTCTCTCTAAGGCCTCCAGAACCTGGTTCTCCGAAATTGTTTCATCGAAGAGACGTATGTTATCCAAAATCGTACCGCTGAAAAGTAGAACATCTTGAGGGACAGCAGCTATCTGCTTTCTGGCGAATCTCAGGTTGTATTCGAGCAGAGGAATATTGTCGATGTATATGGTTCCTCTCTGCGGCACGTAAAGACCGTTGATAAGACTCATCAACGTAGATTTCCCGGCACCTGTTTCTCCAACTATTGCATAAAGCTTTCCAGGGTGAAAGTCCAGATTCACATCTCTCAGAATCCAATCATTTCCATTGTAGGAGAACCAAACATTTTCGAAACGTAGAAAACCCTTAAAAATCCGACGCGGCCCATCTGGATTCCCAATGAACTCTCTCTTTTCTTTCAAAAGATTCACTATTTTCTCGGAAGAAGCCATGGAGTTCTGGATTATATCGTACTTTTCAGAAAGATCTCTCAAGGGTCTGAAGAACATGTCAAGATAGGACACAAAAGCGTAGAGAACTCCAAAACCAAGTGTTTTGTTCGTTACATACTTCGCGCCGTACCATATAATGAGGCTGACACCCAAGAAGTAAAGAAAATCCATTAGCGGTCTGAAAATACCAAAAACATATAGTTGTTCCATCAAAGATTTGTAGTAGTCGGATGAAACCTTTGAAAACTCTTTCTCTTTGTATTTCTCAAGATTCAGGATCTTGATGATACTCACACCAGCTATGTGTTCCGCCAAGAATGCATTGAGCCGAGCAAGGTTGGTTCTGACTTTCCTGTAAGCTTTCCTGTCGAAGTATCGGAAAAGCAGAATGGAAACCGCCACGAGTGGAAGAAGATAGTAAACATGACCGAAAAGTTCTTTACTGATTTGAACTAACGAAAAGATCACTGCTCCCAAAAGAAGGACGTCCATTATCACACTTGTAACAACAGAAGAGAAAAATTCTTGAATGTTCTGAGTGTCATTGACTATTCTCGTCGTGATGGTCCCAGAAGGCGTTCTTGTGAAAAAAGAATATGGAAGAGAAATGACATGGGAAAACACATCTTTTCTCATGAGAAAGACTATCTTTGCTCCTGCATAACCTGTTACATAGCTACTAGCGAATCCAAAAAGGAAAGAAAGAGCCCGTATTCCGAGTATAGCAAGAGCTATCGAGACAACTCCGTGGAAACGATCGGCTGATGATAACCCCCGTCCCGTGAGGAAAGCATCAATTGCCGTCTTCATAAGGCGAGGCGGTAGTACTTCCAGTATCGTAAGAATCAAGGAAAGTAATGTGCCTACAAGAAAAAGATACCAATACCTTTTGGCATACATCAACAGAAACTTCTCAGGACTCAAAATTACCACCTCTAAGTTGAAATTTTACCACTTCAGTGTGTTATAATCGAATGTGAAAAATCTATTAAGAGGAGGGAGCTTTCATGAAAAAATTTTTTGTGGCGCTGCTTGTAATCGTCGCAGCAGGTTTGTTCGCCTTCTCTATGGAGGATTTGAAACTCAGTTTCTTTGGAAATTACAATTTCACCGTTAGTGTTTCTTCAACTCCCACAACCGTTGAAGCAACCGCAGCTAGCTACTTTGACCTAGGATTGGATCTCACTTATCCAGTGGCGGAAAACATGGAGCTGGGTCTTGGGCTGGGATTCGCATACCTTATTGATTCTACTGCTTCTCCGCTGTTTTCTGTAGATGCAACACCGAGCCAAGCCGCTGTTGACCTCTTCGCCGTTTTCAAGTATTCTGTCGAGCTTGACAGAGAGTCCAGAATAGTCATAAGAGGGTTCGGTGGAGCAAGCTGGCCGTGGGAAAAAATCGCTCTTGACAGATTCGGATGGATGTTCGGAGCAGGTGTCAACTACAGCAAATATTTTGAGGATTTCATTGTTGGGTTCGGCGCAGGTGTTGAAATGAGGATCTATGGAAAGAATAGTGTGATCTCTGTTCCCGTTGGAGCGAACTTTGAAATCAACTTCTGAACGTTCGAAAGGAAACATTACCGGGGGCTTTTGCCCCCTTTTGTTTTGAGGTGATAAGGGTGGATAAAGAAAAATATGTGAAAGGAATAGAAAAAGCTCTCCAAAGAATCGCCGCACGTGATCTGAAAGATATAGATGTATCTGAAATATGGATAGAGACCGCCTTGCCAAAAGATCTCATTCTTGAAATTTTGAAAGAAAGCAATTTAAACGTACCCCCAGGTATTGAAATTATAAAGGATGGGAGGGAAATCCTCTGGAAAAGGTCTGGATCCTGAACGCAAAGGATTACGAAAGCGCACGTTTAAA
Protein-coding sequences here:
- a CDS encoding HD-GYP domain-containing protein, translating into MIKILANLLKTIPSLGKHSFQVAFLSARIAEKLHLETVTAFLAGLFHDIGLILPWDKKIPLENIDDAFIIARDTPGKPLHLHSILGSFVVEYTEKFKFLSPIILKHHFPALYLTSSKKEDVFSNIVFISDQVSRYSLINLDVDPKAILIPLEEMKSFFFPEVFEACKETLETEFARWQLEHILTEFTITDYLQDYTDDCPEYNLEDISQFGKVVSFVVDSKSEFTSEHTWRVAKIAEGLAKSAGRDEKTLFVAGLFHDIGKISVSYRILEKPAKLSDEEFNLMKKHVYFSYLILLPVSDREWFLPAVRHHERVDGSGYPFKLKGEEMSFEDKIIQVADVFGALLEKRPYRSALDPEKALGIIKEEVEEGKLDREVFEILETTVKDFNFESIEIGRKLRDEIQNFVNKAVEKFGDYVL
- the queD gene encoding 6-carboxytetrahydropterin synthase QueD; protein product: MILVKRFSFEAAHNLTKYHGKCEKLHGHTYRLAVKVEGPLNEEKMVIDFSELKKIVEERVIKKLDHTYLNELFEQPTTENVAIWIWKQLSKPLESRGVHLLEIELWETETSGVIYRGEED
- the folE2 gene encoding GTP cyclohydrolase FolE2, whose protein sequence is MRDVQNEKDHRMVPLKKVGIKDLNWPLKVLLKNNGYQSTVAHINCSVDLHREKRGIHMSRFIEVLNKMEMITPHVFEEILDDLIVTMEAKRAHLEIHFPYFVWKESPVTRKMSPLKVDCFVEAERSKTFSFKIGVKVPVHTLCPCSKEISDHGAHNQRAFVEIQVKTKKFIWFEDLVEIAERNASSPLYTLLKRPDEKFVTERAYENPKFVEDVARDVALELERDNRIAWYRVYVESMESIHNHNAFACVEKGDFILEG
- the folP gene encoding dihydropteroate synthase; the encoded protein is MIYRTPWDREIVFDRTMIMGIINVTPDSFFADSRKQSVPEAVKTAEKMIEEGVDIIDVGGMSTRPGSDPVDEEEEMRRVIPVIKAIRAVTNIPISVDTYRWKVALKAIEAGADIVNDISGYQFDPEIIKVVSENNVPYVLMHIKGTPKTMQENPFYENVIREIKEYFRTKINDLVSKNVKQIILDPGIGFGKRYEDNLEILRKIDSFKEFGFPLLVGASRKSFIGLALGNVPPSERLEGTLAVTAYCVMKGVNIVRVHDVLANKRVIKMMEAILWQG
- the folK gene encoding 2-amino-4-hydroxy-6-hydroxymethyldihydropteridine diphosphokinase gives rise to the protein MIALGSNLGNRKANIETAIEKMKEKGLSIEKISTIVETEPYGYVNQPKFLNAVCLANTSLSPRGLLETLLSIEKEMGRKRTRKWGPRIIDLDIIFYNELVVREKDLVIPHPDAHNRFFVLEPLCEIAPNFVHPVFKKTVRELLDDLRQRK
- a CDS encoding Xaa-Pro peptidase family protein; this encodes MERIEKVTELINEKGADAFLVVNIENSSRASSFYFSGFTGSFSIILISENAKILITDPRYTSQAKQETDFEVREVRNGDFVEVLKTVVSDLNLKTIALEEERLSLALFRRISTALGKRKFVGFDEEVKRLRMIKDENEIEAIKQAIEISERAFLETVQQIKAGMTEKEIAALLEYNMRREGAEGTAFDTIVASGWRSALPHGKASEKVVERGDVIVVDFGAVYENYCADITRVVCIGEPSDRVREIHEIVLEAQERALKNAKAGLTGKQLDSIARDYISEKGYGEFFGHSLGHGIGLEVHEGPVVSFRNDSPLPENAVVTIEPGIYLEGEFGIRIEEDVVLKEQGCEILTTLPRSIFVV
- a CDS encoding ABC transporter ATP-binding protein yields the protein MSPEKFLLMYAKRYWYLFLVGTLLSLILTILEVLPPRLMKTAIDAFLTGRGLSSADRFHGVVSIALAILGIRALSFLFGFASSYVTGYAGAKIVFLMRKDVFSHVISLPYSFFTRTPSGTITTRIVNDTQNIQEFFSSVVTSVIMDVLLLGAVIFSLVQISKELFGHVYYLLPLVAVSILLFRYFDRKAYRKVRTNLARLNAFLAEHIAGVSIIKILNLEKYKEKEFSKVSSDYYKSLMEQLYVFGIFRPLMDFLYFLGVSLIIWYGAKYVTNKTLGFGVLYAFVSYLDMFFRPLRDLSEKYDIIQNSMASSEKIVNLLKEKREFIGNPDGPRRIFKGFLRFENVWFSYNGNDWILRDVNLDFHPGKLYAIVGETGAGKSTLMSLINGLYVPQRGTIYIDNIPLLEYNLRFARKQIAAVPQDVLLFSGTILDNIRLFDETISENQVLEALERVHALDIIERLPGGIYYEIVERGTTLSAGERQLIALARAVLFDAKIFILDEATSNVDVITEMRIQESLRELSRERTVIMIAHRLSTVKDADEIVVVHEGRVVERGRHSDLLKKKGVYYKLYQIQFESV